In the Arachis ipaensis cultivar K30076 chromosome B10, Araip1.1, whole genome shotgun sequence genome, one interval contains:
- the LOC107622865 gene encoding GDSL esterase/lipase At1g29670 yields the protein MVLMMKWIVKMIVATLLVAVLLSSSSEVVEGAPQVPCYFIFGDSLVDNGNNNNLNSLAKANYLPYGIDFGGPTGRFSNGKTTVDVITELLGFDGYIPPFSSASEQEILKGVNYASAAAGIREETGRQLGDRISFSGQVQNYQKTVAQLVNILGDENQAANYLSKCIYSIGLGSNDYLNNYFMPQLYSSSREYTPQQYADNLLQAYAQQLRILYNYGARKMALFGVGQIGCSPNELAQNSPDGTTCVEKINSANQIFNNGLKSLVDQLNNQLPDARFTYINTYGVFQDIISNPASYGFRVTNAGCCGIGRNNGQITCLPLQPACGNRREYVFWDAFHPTDAANTIIGRRAYSAQSSSDAYPIDINRLASL from the exons ATGGTGCTCATGATGAAGTGGATTGTGAAGATGATAGTGGCAACATTGCTGGTGGCGGTTCTTCTGAGTAGTAGTAGTGAAGTAGTTGAAGGTGCACCACAGGTACCATGCTACTTCATATTTGGGGACTCATTGGTGGACAATGGCAACAACAACAATCTTAACTCTTTGGCTAAAGCCAATTACCTGCCTTATGGGATTGACTTTGGTGGCCCAACTGGAAGGTTCTCCAATGGCAAAACCACTGTTGATGTCATTA CTGAGCTTTTGGGGTTTGATGGTTACATACCTCCGTTTTCAAGCGCCAGTGAGCAAGAAATACTCAAAGGAGTCAACTATGCATCAGCAGCTGCTGGAATCAGAGAAGAAACTGGAAGGCAATTG GGAGACCGTATTAGTTTCAGTGGGCAAGTGCAAAATTACCAAAAGACGGTAGCCCAACTTGTAAATATACTAGGAGATGAGAACCAAGCTGCAAATTACCTGAGCAAGTGCATTTACTCAATTGGACTTGGAAGCAATGATTACCTTAACAACTATTTCATGCCACAATTATATTCCTCCAGCAGGGAATACACACCACAACAATATGCCGATAATCTTCTTCAAGCATATGCTCAGCAACTCAGG atTCTGTATAACTATGGAGCAAGGAAGATGGCGCTATTTGGAGTAGGTCAGATAGGTTGTAGTCCTAATGAATTGGCCCAAAATAGCCCAGATGGTACAACATGTGTAGAAAAGATCAATTCAGCAAACCAAATATTCAACAATGGATTGAAATCCCTTGTTGATCAACTCAACAATCAGCTACCCGATGCAAGGTTCACCTACATCAACACTTATGGTGTCTTTCAAGATATTATAAGCAACCCTGCATCCTATGGTTTCAGAGTTACAAATGCAGGGTGTTGCGGAATAGGGAGGAACAATGGTCAAATTACATGTCTGCCCCTGCAACCAGCGTGCGGGAACAGAAGGGAGTACGTGTTTTGGGATGCATTTCATCCAACGGACGCTGCCAACACAATCATTGGTAGAAGGGCTTACAGTGCTCAATCTTCATCTGATGCTTACCCTATTGATATCAATCGCTTAGCCTCTCTCTGA
- the LOC107624267 gene encoding programmed cell death protein 2 isoform X1 produces MDVDAIGDHAEKLKSLRIDEYEDDDDDDDEEEEAVTLGFVENPKNEWSLERQFFPSKAGGVPAWLDPVDIPLGRSSICDICGEPLQFLLQVFYSFKDVYAPTKKESAFHRMLFVFMCRSMKCLLRDQHEQWKRHPEKPSRSVKVFRCQLPRFNPFYSSEPPKYDGNYKPSGIGATLCNWCGTWKGDKLCSSCRQVWYCSEKHQVMSWRSGHKFVCQQMKVSSPIGESNKTGATSLESHKVGSKNVWPEFEIIIEHESEYNTDIPEDNDLSNSLISKNKIDDTMNSLMDSFQGDDDKKSWVDFQERIAKALEQVLRYYRDTNAKPIWPVSSGRPSNADIPKCSYCGGPRCHEFQILPQLLYYFGVDNEADSLDWASIVVYACEASCEAGLPYKDEYAFVQLFSPSHNTIH; encoded by the exons ATGGACGTTGACGCCATAGGAGACCATGCCGAGAAGCTCAAGTCCCTTCGAATTGACGAATACGAAGATGATGACGACGACgatgacgaagaagaagaagctgtcaCGCTTGGTTTCGTTGAGAACCCCAAAAATGAATGGTCTCTTGAGCGCCAATTTTTCCCCAGCAAAGCTGGCGGAGTACCG GCTTGGCTTGATCCTGTGGATATACCATTAGGGAGGTCATCAATTTGTGACATTTGTGGCGAACCTTTACAATTCTTGCTTCAGGTATTCTATTCATTCAAAGAT GTTTATGCACCTACTAAGAAGGAAAGTGCATTTCATCGGATGCTGTTTGTTTTCATGTGCCGTTCCATGAAATGTCTTCTCAGGGATCAGCATGAGCAGTGGAAACGCCACCCGGAGAAGCCATCTAGAAG TGTGAAGGTTTTCCGTTGTCAGTTACCTCGCTTTAATCCTTTTTACTCAAGTGAACCGCCTAAGTATGATGGGAATTACAAACCTTCTGGCATTGGAG CTACTCTTTGCAATTGGTGTGGAACATGGAAAGGAGATAAACTCTGCAGTAGTTGTAGACAGGTGTGGTACTGCTCTGAGAAACACCAG GTAATGAGTTGGCGCTCAGGTCATAAATTTGTTTGCCAGCAGATGAAAGTTTCTTCACCTATTGGCGAATCGAATAAAACTGGAGCCACTTCATTGGAGTCTCATAAAG TTGGAAGCAAGAATGTGTGGCCTGAATTTGAAATCATCATTGAACACGAAAGTGAATATAACACAGACATTCCTGAGGATAACGACTTATCTAATTCCTTGATCTCGAAGAACAAGATTGATGACACAATGAATTCACTTATGGATAGTTTTCAG GGTGATGATGACAAAAAGAGTTGGGTTGACTTCCAAGAACGCATTGCCAAGGCCCTCGAACAAGTGTTGAG GTACTATAGGGATACAAATGCGAAGCCAATATGGCCTGTTTCGAGTGGTCGGCCATCCAATGCTGATATCCCTAAATGCAGTTATTGTGGTGGACCAAGATGTCATGAATTTCAG ATTTTACCACAGCTGCTATATTACTTTGGAGTAGACAATGAAGCAGACTCTTTGGATTGGGCTTCAATTGTGGTGTATGCATGTGAAGCTTCTTGCGAAGCAGGTTTGCCTTACAAAGACGAGTATGCTTTTGTTCAACTTTTTTCACCTTCCCATAATACAATACACTGA
- the LOC107624267 gene encoding programmed cell death protein 2 isoform X2: MDVDAIGDHAEKLKSLRIDEYEDDDDDDDEEEEAVTLGFVENPKNEWSLERQFFPSKAGGVPAWLDPVDIPLGRSSICDICGEPLQFLLQVYAPTKKESAFHRMLFVFMCRSMKCLLRDQHEQWKRHPEKPSRSVKVFRCQLPRFNPFYSSEPPKYDGNYKPSGIGATLCNWCGTWKGDKLCSSCRQVWYCSEKHQVMSWRSGHKFVCQQMKVSSPIGESNKTGATSLESHKVGSKNVWPEFEIIIEHESEYNTDIPEDNDLSNSLISKNKIDDTMNSLMDSFQGDDDKKSWVDFQERIAKALEQVLRYYRDTNAKPIWPVSSGRPSNADIPKCSYCGGPRCHEFQILPQLLYYFGVDNEADSLDWASIVVYACEASCEAGLPYKDEYAFVQLFSPSHNTIH; the protein is encoded by the exons ATGGACGTTGACGCCATAGGAGACCATGCCGAGAAGCTCAAGTCCCTTCGAATTGACGAATACGAAGATGATGACGACGACgatgacgaagaagaagaagctgtcaCGCTTGGTTTCGTTGAGAACCCCAAAAATGAATGGTCTCTTGAGCGCCAATTTTTCCCCAGCAAAGCTGGCGGAGTACCG GCTTGGCTTGATCCTGTGGATATACCATTAGGGAGGTCATCAATTTGTGACATTTGTGGCGAACCTTTACAATTCTTGCTTCAG GTTTATGCACCTACTAAGAAGGAAAGTGCATTTCATCGGATGCTGTTTGTTTTCATGTGCCGTTCCATGAAATGTCTTCTCAGGGATCAGCATGAGCAGTGGAAACGCCACCCGGAGAAGCCATCTAGAAG TGTGAAGGTTTTCCGTTGTCAGTTACCTCGCTTTAATCCTTTTTACTCAAGTGAACCGCCTAAGTATGATGGGAATTACAAACCTTCTGGCATTGGAG CTACTCTTTGCAATTGGTGTGGAACATGGAAAGGAGATAAACTCTGCAGTAGTTGTAGACAGGTGTGGTACTGCTCTGAGAAACACCAG GTAATGAGTTGGCGCTCAGGTCATAAATTTGTTTGCCAGCAGATGAAAGTTTCTTCACCTATTGGCGAATCGAATAAAACTGGAGCCACTTCATTGGAGTCTCATAAAG TTGGAAGCAAGAATGTGTGGCCTGAATTTGAAATCATCATTGAACACGAAAGTGAATATAACACAGACATTCCTGAGGATAACGACTTATCTAATTCCTTGATCTCGAAGAACAAGATTGATGACACAATGAATTCACTTATGGATAGTTTTCAG GGTGATGATGACAAAAAGAGTTGGGTTGACTTCCAAGAACGCATTGCCAAGGCCCTCGAACAAGTGTTGAG GTACTATAGGGATACAAATGCGAAGCCAATATGGCCTGTTTCGAGTGGTCGGCCATCCAATGCTGATATCCCTAAATGCAGTTATTGTGGTGGACCAAGATGTCATGAATTTCAG ATTTTACCACAGCTGCTATATTACTTTGGAGTAGACAATGAAGCAGACTCTTTGGATTGGGCTTCAATTGTGGTGTATGCATGTGAAGCTTCTTGCGAAGCAGGTTTGCCTTACAAAGACGAGTATGCTTTTGTTCAACTTTTTTCACCTTCCCATAATACAATACACTGA
- the LOC107624267 gene encoding programmed cell death protein 2 isoform X4, whose product MDVDAIGDHAEKLKSLRIDEYEDDDDDDDEEEEAVTLGFVENPKNEWSLERQFFPSKAGGVPAWLDPVDIPLGRSSICDICGEPLQFLLQVFYSFKDVYAPTKKESAFHRMLFVFMCRSMKCLLRDQHEQWKRHPEKPSRSVKVFRCQLPRFNPFYSSEPPKYDGNYKPSGIGATLCNWCGTWKGDKLCSSCRQVWYCSEKHQVMSWRSGHKFVCQQMKVSSPIGESNKTGATSLESHKVGSKNVWPEFEIIIEHESEYNTDIPEDNDLSNSLISKNKIDDTMNSLMDSFQGDDDKKSWVDFQERIAKALEQVLRYYRDTNAKPIWPVSSGRPSNADIPKCSYCGGPRCHEFQILPQLLYYFGVDNEADSLDWASIVVYACEASCEADST is encoded by the exons ATGGACGTTGACGCCATAGGAGACCATGCCGAGAAGCTCAAGTCCCTTCGAATTGACGAATACGAAGATGATGACGACGACgatgacgaagaagaagaagctgtcaCGCTTGGTTTCGTTGAGAACCCCAAAAATGAATGGTCTCTTGAGCGCCAATTTTTCCCCAGCAAAGCTGGCGGAGTACCG GCTTGGCTTGATCCTGTGGATATACCATTAGGGAGGTCATCAATTTGTGACATTTGTGGCGAACCTTTACAATTCTTGCTTCAGGTATTCTATTCATTCAAAGAT GTTTATGCACCTACTAAGAAGGAAAGTGCATTTCATCGGATGCTGTTTGTTTTCATGTGCCGTTCCATGAAATGTCTTCTCAGGGATCAGCATGAGCAGTGGAAACGCCACCCGGAGAAGCCATCTAGAAG TGTGAAGGTTTTCCGTTGTCAGTTACCTCGCTTTAATCCTTTTTACTCAAGTGAACCGCCTAAGTATGATGGGAATTACAAACCTTCTGGCATTGGAG CTACTCTTTGCAATTGGTGTGGAACATGGAAAGGAGATAAACTCTGCAGTAGTTGTAGACAGGTGTGGTACTGCTCTGAGAAACACCAG GTAATGAGTTGGCGCTCAGGTCATAAATTTGTTTGCCAGCAGATGAAAGTTTCTTCACCTATTGGCGAATCGAATAAAACTGGAGCCACTTCATTGGAGTCTCATAAAG TTGGAAGCAAGAATGTGTGGCCTGAATTTGAAATCATCATTGAACACGAAAGTGAATATAACACAGACATTCCTGAGGATAACGACTTATCTAATTCCTTGATCTCGAAGAACAAGATTGATGACACAATGAATTCACTTATGGATAGTTTTCAG GGTGATGATGACAAAAAGAGTTGGGTTGACTTCCAAGAACGCATTGCCAAGGCCCTCGAACAAGTGTTGAG GTACTATAGGGATACAAATGCGAAGCCAATATGGCCTGTTTCGAGTGGTCGGCCATCCAATGCTGATATCCCTAAATGCAGTTATTGTGGTGGACCAAGATGTCATGAATTTCAG ATTTTACCACAGCTGCTATATTACTTTGGAGTAGACAATGAAGCAGACTCTTTGGATTGGGCTTCAATTGTGGTGTATGCATGTGAAGCTTCTTGCGAAGCAG atTCAACGTAG
- the LOC107624267 gene encoding programmed cell death protein 2 isoform X3: MDVDAIGDHAEKLKSLRIDEYEDDDDDDDEEEEAVTLGFVENPKNEWSLERQFFPSKAGGVPAWLDPVDIPLGRSSICDICGEPLQFLLQVFYSFKDVYAPTKKESAFHRMLFVFMCRSMKCLLRDQHEQWKRHPEKPSRSVKVFRCQLPRFNPFYSSEPPKYDGNYKPSGIGATLCNWCGTWKGDKLCSSCRQVWYCSEKHQVMSWRSGHKFVCQQMKVSSPIGESNKTGATSLESHKVGSKNVWPEFEIIIEHESEYNTDIPEDNDLSNSLISKNKIDDTMNSLMDSFQGDDDKKSWVDFQERIAKALEQVLRYYRDTNAKPIWPVSSGRPSNADIPKCSYCGGPRCHEFQILPQLLYYFGVDNEADSLDWASIVVYACEASCEAEIFLFVMH; encoded by the exons ATGGACGTTGACGCCATAGGAGACCATGCCGAGAAGCTCAAGTCCCTTCGAATTGACGAATACGAAGATGATGACGACGACgatgacgaagaagaagaagctgtcaCGCTTGGTTTCGTTGAGAACCCCAAAAATGAATGGTCTCTTGAGCGCCAATTTTTCCCCAGCAAAGCTGGCGGAGTACCG GCTTGGCTTGATCCTGTGGATATACCATTAGGGAGGTCATCAATTTGTGACATTTGTGGCGAACCTTTACAATTCTTGCTTCAGGTATTCTATTCATTCAAAGAT GTTTATGCACCTACTAAGAAGGAAAGTGCATTTCATCGGATGCTGTTTGTTTTCATGTGCCGTTCCATGAAATGTCTTCTCAGGGATCAGCATGAGCAGTGGAAACGCCACCCGGAGAAGCCATCTAGAAG TGTGAAGGTTTTCCGTTGTCAGTTACCTCGCTTTAATCCTTTTTACTCAAGTGAACCGCCTAAGTATGATGGGAATTACAAACCTTCTGGCATTGGAG CTACTCTTTGCAATTGGTGTGGAACATGGAAAGGAGATAAACTCTGCAGTAGTTGTAGACAGGTGTGGTACTGCTCTGAGAAACACCAG GTAATGAGTTGGCGCTCAGGTCATAAATTTGTTTGCCAGCAGATGAAAGTTTCTTCACCTATTGGCGAATCGAATAAAACTGGAGCCACTTCATTGGAGTCTCATAAAG TTGGAAGCAAGAATGTGTGGCCTGAATTTGAAATCATCATTGAACACGAAAGTGAATATAACACAGACATTCCTGAGGATAACGACTTATCTAATTCCTTGATCTCGAAGAACAAGATTGATGACACAATGAATTCACTTATGGATAGTTTTCAG GGTGATGATGACAAAAAGAGTTGGGTTGACTTCCAAGAACGCATTGCCAAGGCCCTCGAACAAGTGTTGAG GTACTATAGGGATACAAATGCGAAGCCAATATGGCCTGTTTCGAGTGGTCGGCCATCCAATGCTGATATCCCTAAATGCAGTTATTGTGGTGGACCAAGATGTCATGAATTTCAG ATTTTACCACAGCTGCTATATTACTTTGGAGTAGACAATGAAGCAGACTCTTTGGATTGGGCTTCAATTGTGGTGTATGCATGTGAAGCTTCTTGCGAAGCAG agATATTTTTGTTCGTGATGCATTAA